The proteins below come from a single Limosilactobacillus reuteri genomic window:
- a CDS encoding YhgE/Pip domain-containing protein, translating to MWSMIKGEFRHIIHNRLLLLSVTVICFIPFLYSIFFLKSVWDPYGSTRNLPVAVVNKDIPVEYQGRKMDVGKQTVDELKKNHQLKWEFVSAKEAKYGMSHRKYYAVVTIPKDFSENATTVLQKHPKTMKLNYQTNGSLNYIGQVIVQTGMTRLNEKIRAQVTNAYATVMFKQLHVVGKGMNKAADGAQQIGTGMVTLSDGVNRYVAGVSQVNNGVQTLRVSVAPLASGAQQLATGSQTLANGIMQYTGGVSLLGNGVGQLMANSGALNSGANQLSSGLSTLMANSGALNSGASQLNAGLNTLMANSGTLSSGANQLSSGLNTLSGNSENLRNGSGQLASGANQLNSTVNSQLGNINFNGIMGAMDQAQNLQQGLGQLQTGLATAKNALAGVQSSAASLQQASGALSGAAGAGDKLKGIATNDGQIAGLAQQILSDDKASDQSKKAAQQIVQNASANVAAIQGLSGTLGQLNNLQGSLSGMQQQLGQLSQMSAVLDNADGTIRQANSLLATLNGYKGTLAAMPGAVDQLKQATSRISSGASTLNSGVNQYTNGVDSAAAGAGTLNSGIGQYTAGVAQAGAGANQLASGIGQYTAGVAQAGAGAGQLASGIGQYTAGVGQLGNGIAQLNANSGALNSGAAQLAGALGQLNGQVPALIAGVNQLAAGTQQLQDNSPALISGIARLNAGASQLATSLAGGAKQINGIKTSPRTAKMFAEPTALKHTDYSYVPNYGHALAPYVLSLAIYVGALVFNFVYPIRRVAEFGKAPIAWWASKVTVGSLVVTAMAIAEDAIMMACGLTVIHPVAFFATTICFGLASMAIVMFLSMLFDNPGRFFAMVLLMLQLGGSGGTFPMEITMKFYNVIHWYLPMTYSILGLRDSISGGLGAHYTMFCNTVLIVIAIVFYALLLVGMIWLQHHHYAGRSELDNNQELLGPEGDYDGMHLQQRRPNQGDNGEQ from the coding sequence ATGTGGAGCATGATTAAAGGCGAATTTCGTCATATTATTCATAACCGTTTACTGCTTCTATCAGTAACGGTTATTTGCTTCATACCTTTCCTATATAGTATTTTCTTCTTAAAATCAGTATGGGACCCGTATGGAAGTACACGAAACTTACCGGTTGCGGTGGTAAATAAGGACATTCCGGTTGAGTACCAAGGCCGGAAAATGGATGTCGGGAAACAGACCGTTGATGAATTGAAGAAAAATCATCAATTAAAGTGGGAATTCGTATCCGCTAAAGAAGCAAAGTATGGTATGAGCCATCGTAAGTACTATGCTGTTGTTACGATTCCTAAGGATTTCTCTGAAAATGCAACGACTGTTTTACAAAAACATCCCAAGACGATGAAATTAAATTATCAAACTAATGGTTCTTTAAACTACATTGGACAGGTAATTGTCCAAACTGGGATGACACGGCTAAATGAAAAAATTCGTGCCCAAGTTACTAACGCTTACGCAACGGTAATGTTTAAGCAATTGCATGTTGTAGGTAAGGGGATGAACAAGGCCGCTGATGGTGCCCAACAAATTGGTACTGGAATGGTGACCTTAAGTGATGGTGTAAATCGTTATGTTGCCGGAGTTTCCCAAGTAAATAACGGGGTTCAAACCTTGCGTGTTAGTGTTGCACCATTAGCTTCTGGTGCTCAACAACTTGCTACCGGGAGCCAAACCTTAGCAAATGGTATCATGCAATATACTGGTGGGGTTAGTCTCCTCGGCAATGGTGTTGGTCAATTAATGGCTAATTCCGGTGCACTAAATTCCGGTGCCAACCAGTTGAGCAGTGGCTTAAGCACTTTAATGGCTAACTCTGGTGCGTTAAATTCTGGTGCTAGTCAGTTGAATGCTGGGTTAAATACTTTAATGGCTAACTCGGGTACATTGAGCTCCGGTGCTAACCAATTAAGCAGTGGTTTGAATACGTTAAGTGGTAATTCAGAGAACTTAAGGAACGGTTCTGGTCAACTAGCATCCGGTGCTAATCAGTTGAATTCAACCGTTAACAGTCAATTAGGAAACATTAACTTTAACGGGATTATGGGGGCCATGGATCAAGCACAAAATCTTCAGCAAGGACTAGGTCAACTCCAGACCGGTTTGGCAACTGCCAAGAATGCTCTTGCTGGTGTTCAAAGTAGTGCTGCTAGTCTTCAACAAGCTTCGGGAGCATTATCTGGTGCTGCCGGTGCTGGTGACAAGCTTAAAGGTATTGCAACTAACGATGGTCAAATTGCTGGATTAGCACAACAAATTCTTAGTGATGATAAAGCTAGTGATCAATCTAAGAAGGCCGCTCAACAAATTGTACAAAATGCTAGTGCTAACGTTGCTGCTATTCAAGGATTAAGTGGAACTCTTGGTCAATTAAACAATCTTCAAGGAAGCTTGAGTGGTATGCAGCAACAATTAGGTCAGCTCTCACAAATGTCTGCTGTGTTAGATAATGCAGATGGGACTATTCGTCAAGCTAACTCATTATTAGCAACCTTAAATGGCTATAAAGGTACCCTAGCGGCAATGCCAGGAGCTGTTGATCAACTTAAACAAGCAACAAGTCGGATTTCTTCTGGAGCAAGCACGCTTAATAGTGGTGTAAACCAATACACTAATGGTGTTGATAGTGCTGCTGCCGGTGCTGGTACGCTTAATTCAGGAATTGGTCAATATACAGCTGGGGTTGCTCAAGCTGGAGCCGGTGCTAATCAACTAGCTAGCGGAATCGGTCAATACACAGCTGGGGTCGCCCAAGCTGGAGCCGGAGCTGGTCAATTGGCTAGCGGAATCGGTCAATATACAGCCGGAGTTGGCCAATTGGGTAACGGAATTGCCCAGCTTAACGCTAATAGCGGGGCCTTGAATTCTGGTGCAGCTCAATTAGCTGGTGCGCTTGGTCAACTAAACGGTCAAGTTCCTGCTCTTATTGCTGGTGTAAACCAATTAGCTGCCGGAACTCAACAACTTCAAGATAATTCTCCTGCTCTTATTTCAGGAATTGCGCGGTTGAATGCTGGTGCTTCTCAACTGGCTACATCGCTTGCAGGTGGTGCAAAGCAAATCAACGGTATTAAGACTTCACCACGGACTGCCAAGATGTTTGCAGAACCAACTGCTCTTAAGCACACGGATTACAGTTATGTACCAAACTATGGTCACGCCTTAGCACCATACGTTCTATCATTAGCAATCTATGTTGGGGCACTTGTATTTAACTTTGTTTACCCAATTCGTCGGGTTGCTGAATTTGGTAAAGCTCCAATCGCTTGGTGGGCAAGTAAGGTAACAGTTGGATCACTGGTAGTAACTGCAATGGCAATCGCGGAAGATGCAATTATGATGGCTTGTGGACTTACAGTTATTCACCCAGTTGCATTCTTTGCGACAACCATATGCTTTGGGTTAGCTTCAATGGCAATTGTTATGTTCCTTTCAATGCTCTTTGATAACCCCGGTCGATTCTTCGCCATGGTTCTCTTAATGCTCCAATTAGGTGGATCTGGTGGTACCTTCCCAATGGAAATTACGATGAAGTTCTATAATGTAATTCACTGGTACTTACCGATGACTTACTCAATCTTAGGACTCCGTGATTCAATTTCTGGTGGTTTGGGAGCACATTACACGATGTTCTGTAACACTGTTCTGATCGTAATCGCAATTGTCTTCTATGCATTGTTATTAGTCGGCATGATTTGGTTACAACACCATCACTATGCTGGTCGCTCAGAATTGGATAATAACCAAGAACTACTTGGACCAGAAGGCGATTATGACGGCATGCACCTTCAACAACGTCGCCCAAACCAAGGAGACAACGGTGAACAATAA
- a CDS encoding D-2-hydroxyacid dehydrogenase yields MKLIMYSVRDAEKPYIEAWAKKTDNDVKMVTEPLNANTVKLAEGYDGISLQQTTKLGDKQLYEQLAAMGIKQLAARMVGVDIFDLDACKANGIIVTNVPIYSPRAIAEMGVTQAMYLLRRIGEFEQRMSHGDFRWSDDLISNEIYNLTVGIVGLGNIGGATAQIYKALGAKVLAYDPSYNVEYEPYVEYTDFDTVVKNADILSLHTPLLPSTENMIAAPQFKMMKDNAYLINMARGKLVNTADLISALENKEIAGAGLDTLADETSFFGKQVSSDQIPDDYKKLAAMPNVLVTPHVAFLTETSIRNMVEISLNDAVTILEGKHSRNEIRM; encoded by the coding sequence ATGAAATTAATAATGTATAGCGTTCGTGACGCTGAAAAGCCTTATATTGAAGCATGGGCAAAGAAGACAGACAATGATGTCAAGATGGTTACTGAACCATTAAATGCTAATACAGTTAAGCTTGCTGAGGGATATGATGGAATTTCCTTACAGCAAACAACAAAACTTGGGGATAAACAACTGTATGAACAATTAGCAGCCATGGGAATAAAGCAATTAGCTGCTCGAATGGTTGGGGTTGATATTTTTGATTTAGATGCATGTAAAGCAAATGGCATCATTGTAACGAATGTCCCTATTTATTCACCACGGGCAATCGCAGAAATGGGTGTCACACAGGCGATGTACTTGTTACGACGGATTGGTGAATTCGAACAACGCATGAGCCATGGCGACTTTCGGTGGAGCGATGACTTGATCAGTAATGAAATTTACAATTTAACCGTGGGAATTGTTGGCCTTGGTAATATTGGTGGGGCCACTGCTCAGATTTATAAAGCATTAGGCGCAAAAGTCCTTGCATATGATCCATCATACAATGTCGAATATGAACCATACGTTGAATATACCGATTTCGATACTGTTGTTAAGAATGCGGATATTTTATCATTGCATACACCGTTGTTACCAAGTACCGAAAACATGATTGCAGCACCACAATTTAAGATGATGAAAGACAATGCTTACTTGATTAACATGGCTCGTGGAAAACTGGTAAATACCGCGGACTTAATTTCAGCATTGGAAAATAAAGAAATTGCGGGTGCTGGCCTAGATACATTAGCTGACGAAACTTCTTTCTTTGGGAAGCAAGTTTCATCAGATCAAATTCCAGATGATTACAAGAAGCTAGCTGCAATGCCAAATGTTCTTGTTACTCCCCATGTTGCATTTTTGACTGAAACATCTATACGGAATATGGTTGAAATTAGTTTGAATGATGCTGTAACAATTCTAGAAGGTAAGCATTCACGTAATGAAATTAGAATGTAA
- a CDS encoding CsbD family protein, which yields MASDKHGIKDKIAGKLKETEGKVTNDKTREGEGKLQKLKGKVKDEVNDLKESIKGNKKEG from the coding sequence ATGGCTAGCGATAAGCACGGAATAAAAGATAAGATAGCAGGGAAACTAAAAGAAACTGAAGGCAAAGTAACTAATGATAAGACTCGTGAAGGAGAAGGAAAACTTCAGAAACTTAAAGGAAAAGTAAAAGATGAGGTTAATGATCTTAAAGAGTCAATAAAAGGAAATAAAAAGGAGGGCTGA
- a CDS encoding GlsB/YeaQ/YmgE family stress response membrane protein, with the protein MYWIWVLIVGGLIGLAAGALTRRGGSMGVISNIVAGLVGSAIGEAVLGAWGPQVAGMAIVPSIIGAVILVMIVSLIFGVKAER; encoded by the coding sequence ATGTACTGGATTTGGGTTTTAATTGTTGGTGGATTAATTGGTTTAGCTGCTGGTGCGTTAACCCGTCGTGGCGGATCGATGGGAGTGATCAGTAATATTGTTGCTGGACTAGTAGGATCAGCAATCGGTGAAGCAGTATTAGGCGCATGGGGACCGCAAGTAGCTGGGATGGCAATTGTTCCATCAATTATTGGAGCAGTAATCTTAGTAATGATCGTCTCCTTGATTTTCGGAGTAAAAGCAGAGAGATAG
- the hflX gene encoding GTPase HflX, producing METNIQTLEPVIITGLNTGQEDFDYSMVELAELAQANHMEVIDRIDQVIDRPNPATYFGKGKVDEIRDVADANHVPTIITNDELSPSQLRNLEEGTGCRILDRTALILEIFATRAQSKEAKLQVQIAELQYRLPRLQTSASERLDQQTGGGSGFTNRGAGETKLEMDRRTIQHQISHLRQELAAIAKSEQTKRKQRVKSAIPTAALVGYTNAGKSTIMNGLVRKYGAAEEKTVFEKNMLFATLDTSVRQLTLPDQKRFLLSDTVGFVSKLPTHLVESFKSTLAEAANADLLIQVIDYSDPHYKEMMETTNETLKQIGINDIPMINVFNKADKTEIEFPILEGDDQVVISAKQDTSLDLLVDVIKKHLFKDYVTTTLLIPFTDGHVVSYLNEHTNILDTTYESDGTLLTVEMSVQDYQRFGKYEKN from the coding sequence ATGGAGACTAACATACAAACTCTAGAACCAGTAATTATTACTGGATTAAATACTGGTCAAGAAGACTTTGACTACTCAATGGTTGAACTGGCTGAATTAGCACAAGCAAATCACATGGAAGTTATCGATCGGATTGATCAAGTCATCGATCGCCCTAATCCCGCTACCTACTTTGGAAAGGGGAAAGTAGACGAAATTCGCGATGTGGCTGATGCTAATCACGTTCCTACTATCATTACCAATGATGAATTATCACCAAGTCAATTACGTAATCTTGAAGAAGGAACCGGATGTCGTATTCTAGACCGAACCGCTCTTATTTTAGAGATTTTCGCAACCCGTGCGCAATCTAAAGAAGCCAAACTCCAAGTACAAATTGCGGAACTGCAATATCGCTTACCACGATTGCAAACTAGTGCAAGTGAGCGGTTAGACCAGCAAACCGGTGGAGGAAGCGGCTTTACTAACCGGGGTGCCGGGGAAACCAAACTTGAAATGGATCGGCGAACTATCCAACATCAAATTTCCCACCTTCGTCAAGAACTGGCTGCTATTGCTAAATCTGAACAAACCAAGCGAAAACAACGAGTAAAGAGTGCAATTCCCACAGCTGCTCTTGTCGGCTATACCAATGCTGGTAAATCCACGATTATGAATGGCCTAGTAAGAAAATATGGAGCTGCTGAAGAAAAAACTGTTTTTGAAAAGAATATGTTATTTGCCACCCTTGATACAAGTGTCCGGCAACTAACACTTCCAGATCAAAAACGCTTCTTACTCAGTGACACGGTCGGTTTTGTCAGCAAGTTGCCTACTCACCTTGTTGAATCATTTAAATCAACACTTGCAGAAGCCGCTAATGCTGACTTACTAATCCAAGTTATTGATTATTCTGATCCACATTACAAGGAAATGATGGAAACAACTAACGAGACTTTAAAACAGATTGGAATTAATGATATTCCAATGATCAATGTGTTTAATAAAGCAGATAAAACTGAGATTGAATTCCCTATTCTTGAAGGTGACGATCAAGTTGTAATTTCAGCTAAACAAGATACTTCATTAGACCTTCTTGTTGATGTTATTAAGAAACACTTATTTAAGGACTATGTCACCACTACTCTTCTTATTCCATTTACTGATGGTCACGTTGTTTCTTACCTTAATGAACACACTAATATTTTAGATACTACCTATGAAAGTGATGGGACATTATTAACGGTAGAAATGTCAGTTCAAGATTATCAACGGTTTGGAAAATATGAGAAAAACTAA
- a CDS encoding histidine phosphatase family protein, giving the protein MAINVYFVRHGQTYLNLYNRMQGWADGPLTPKGEEDAKRVGRALAPIQFDYVFCSDLARTVSTTRFLLAEHPGNNPTPIPEPAFREEFFGYFEGEDGQHFADFLGGPDGYHSFAEMVAGWGPDKLKDKIAAADNYGTAEDHVAFWKRVDKGFDRLRALPDGSEVLVVSHGATIRSIVQRYSDAYDPGDSPRNGSITKLTLDKNNTTVDFYNKLELPE; this is encoded by the coding sequence ATGGCAATCAACGTTTATTTTGTACGCCACGGACAAACCTATCTTAATCTCTACAATCGGATGCAAGGTTGGGCTGATGGTCCGCTAACGCCAAAGGGTGAAGAAGACGCTAAACGAGTAGGACGGGCGCTTGCTCCTATTCAATTTGATTATGTATTTTGCAGCGACCTCGCACGAACAGTTTCAACTACCCGTTTCTTGCTTGCTGAACATCCTGGTAATAATCCAACGCCAATTCCAGAGCCAGCGTTTCGGGAAGAATTCTTTGGCTACTTTGAAGGAGAAGATGGCCAACATTTTGCTGACTTTCTTGGCGGCCCAGATGGTTATCATAGCTTTGCAGAAATGGTTGCCGGTTGGGGTCCAGACAAATTAAAAGATAAGATTGCAGCCGCGGATAATTATGGTACTGCTGAAGACCATGTTGCTTTCTGGAAGCGGGTAGATAAAGGTTTTGACCGTTTACGAGCATTGCCAGACGGATCAGAAGTACTAGTAGTTTCACACGGAGCCACTATTCGTTCAATCGTCCAACGCTATTCTGACGCTTACGATCCAGGCGATTCACCACGTAACGGAAGCATCACTAAGCTAACTTTAGATAAGAATAATACTACTGTTGATTTTTATAACAAACTTGAATTACCAGAATAA